The Armatimonas rosea genome includes a window with the following:
- a CDS encoding acetylxylan esterase, which translates to MQQGARYVITADHATGVYRVGETVRWSIVWAGEGTPPEKLDYVVKKGGLTEISKGSMVLSGGKGQVEARFDEPGTLLLVVQGSRSRGGAVAAPEKIALSAKRPADFDAFWAAKVRELERVPANPQLERQPSGRAGVLYSKLTMDNIRGTKIRAQLAQPAGQTKLPALLIVQWAGVYGLPKNWATDRAAEGWLTLNVMPHDIPFDQPPAFYEAQSKGPLNNYPAIGNDSPETSYFLRMYLSCYRAAQYLTEHPDWDGKTLVVMGTSQGGLQSLMTAGFHPKITAALANVPAGCDMLGPDSGRMPGWPMWVFNAQGKDEKKVREAARYYDVANFASRITCPVLIGCGLIDETCPPAGIFAAANQMRGPKEVVILPISGHQNENGSQAPYDKRCYQDWLPALRQGKPIPR; encoded by the coding sequence ATGCAGCAAGGGGCGCGTTATGTGATCACGGCGGATCATGCCACGGGAGTCTACCGGGTTGGGGAGACCGTGCGCTGGAGCATTGTCTGGGCCGGCGAGGGAACTCCGCCCGAGAAGCTCGACTATGTCGTCAAAAAAGGCGGCCTCACCGAGATAAGCAAGGGCAGCATGGTGCTGAGTGGCGGCAAGGGCCAGGTAGAGGCGCGCTTCGACGAGCCGGGGACGCTTCTCTTGGTGGTCCAGGGCTCCCGAAGCCGAGGGGGCGCAGTGGCGGCCCCGGAGAAGATCGCGCTCTCGGCCAAGCGCCCCGCCGACTTCGATGCCTTCTGGGCCGCAAAGGTGCGAGAGCTGGAGCGCGTCCCTGCCAATCCCCAGCTGGAGCGGCAGCCGTCGGGGCGGGCGGGGGTTCTCTACTCCAAGCTCACGATGGACAATATCCGTGGCACCAAGATCCGCGCGCAGCTCGCCCAGCCCGCCGGGCAGACCAAGCTCCCCGCGCTCTTGATTGTCCAGTGGGCCGGGGTCTACGGGCTCCCCAAAAACTGGGCCACCGACCGCGCCGCCGAGGGCTGGCTGACCCTCAATGTCATGCCCCACGATATCCCCTTCGACCAGCCGCCCGCGTTTTATGAGGCGCAGAGCAAGGGGCCGCTCAACAACTACCCCGCGATCGGCAACGACAGCCCGGAGACGAGCTACTTCTTGCGGATGTATCTGTCCTGCTACCGCGCCGCGCAGTACCTCACGGAGCACCCGGACTGGGACGGAAAAACACTCGTTGTCATGGGCACGAGCCAGGGCGGCTTGCAGTCGCTGATGACCGCGGGCTTCCACCCCAAGATCACCGCCGCGCTCGCCAATGTCCCCGCCGGCTGCGACATGCTCGGCCCCGACTCCGGCCGCATGCCCGGCTGGCCGATGTGGGTCTTCAATGCGCAAGGCAAAGACGAAAAGAAAGTGCGTGAGGCCGCCCGCTACTACGATGTCGCCAACTTTGCATCGCGTATCACCTGCCCCGTGCTGATCGGCTGCGGCCTAATCGACGAGACCTGCCCCCCGGCGGGAATCTTCGCCGCCGCCAACCAGATGCGCGGCCCCAAAGAAGTTGTGATCCTCCCGATCTCCGGCCACCAGAACGAAAACGG
- a CDS encoding DNA polymerase III subunit alpha: protein MSTPFVHLHNHSEFSLLDGASKIKDMVKYAVEMEMPALALTDHGVMYGAFEFYTAARAAGIKPLVGSELYVATRGRKDRDPKKDGNHHLVALAKNETGYKNLMKLVTLASLEGFYYKPRVDKELLAEYSEGLIICSACMGGELAQAVMKQGYEEAKSVAAWYREVFKDDFYLEVQGHHATGQWDVNEQVKRISREMGIKMVATNDSHYLRAEDADPHDVLICIQTGTTVNDPKRMRYEPREFYLKTYAEMMGEFEHFAPDAIENTLEIAEKVNLEIEVGRAPMPVVGVDPGSDAQTTMTRMCWEGLERRLPKHELEHKERLSYELDIIEKTGFAQYFLIVRDIAQHARTSGIFFGVRGSAAGSLASYCLGITDLDPVEYNLTFERFLNPERVTMPDIDMDFEDTRRAEVIEHVTKQYGKDNVSYITTFGTLGAKAALRDAGRALAMPLPDVDRIARMIPALPLGISIKRAMYGWEEKDYPGNPEMVAAYENEELARKLIDTAQRIEGITRNESVHAAGVMIADRPLVEYTPLRKLNDGSLATQYPHSSLEAIGLLKMDFLGLINLSILGRAVKLIKETRGETVDVWDIPLNYDDPRAQKAYDMLGRGETTGVFQLESAGMRKYVVELKPNSVKELAAMVALYRPGPLAHIPRFIQSKFDPTKIEYEHPLLEPILKETYGVIVYQDQVLKIVQAVGGLTLGQADLLRRAMGKKQKAYMDKQKGIFMEGAKERGVSAKSAEKIFADIEPFAGYAFNGAHAACYAMVAYQTAYMKANYTAEYLAALMAAYVEKTDKVVNTLEECDRLGIEILPPDVNESEADFTVSEPTDTKKYEGAIRFGLLAIKNVGKAPIETILAARAKGGKFHSLPDFCTRVFAEGLTSKSVIEMLIKAGTFKSIHPNRRALMETLDDAVAAAARGAKDAKAGLISLWGDDAGEDAAAVESVQPLPNVPDHPRGVWLGWEKELLGLYLTEHPVKPFEPELRRKWRAWRADQISESTPNQQVTVGGMITEVRTKYTKTGSAMLFVTLEDTSGSLSVTLFPKCAAEWGKYCIVNSVVAIIGRAQHRERILKSEAAEEGGEPAAADKNVQVELIADKVERIVENAMAADARPRTVHVRIDGSNRTLLGMVKEMFGSKEGGSPLVVHAETGSGEYLIKTPILVDPDEGLIEQVRRMLGGGHQKAWVE from the coding sequence ATGTCCACCCCGTTTGTCCACCTCCACAACCACTCCGAGTTTTCCCTGCTAGATGGCGCTTCCAAGATCAAAGATATGGTCAAGTACGCCGTGGAGATGGAGATGCCCGCGCTCGCTCTCACCGACCATGGCGTGATGTACGGCGCGTTTGAGTTCTACACGGCGGCGCGTGCAGCGGGAATCAAGCCGCTGGTGGGCAGTGAGCTCTATGTCGCGACCCGGGGGCGCAAGGACCGCGATCCTAAGAAAGACGGCAACCACCACCTGGTGGCACTGGCCAAGAACGAGACTGGCTACAAGAACCTGATGAAGCTCGTGACGCTGGCATCGCTGGAGGGGTTTTACTACAAGCCGCGCGTGGACAAAGAGCTGCTTGCTGAGTACAGCGAGGGGCTGATTATCTGCTCGGCGTGTATGGGCGGCGAGCTGGCGCAGGCGGTGATGAAGCAGGGCTACGAAGAGGCCAAGAGCGTCGCGGCGTGGTACCGGGAGGTCTTCAAGGATGACTTTTACTTAGAGGTTCAGGGGCACCATGCGACCGGGCAGTGGGATGTCAATGAGCAGGTCAAGCGCATTAGCCGCGAGATGGGCATCAAGATGGTGGCGACCAACGACAGCCACTACCTGCGCGCCGAGGACGCCGACCCGCACGATGTGCTGATCTGCATCCAGACCGGCACCACGGTGAATGACCCCAAGCGCATGCGCTACGAGCCGCGCGAGTTTTACTTAAAGACCTACGCCGAGATGATGGGCGAGTTCGAGCACTTCGCCCCGGATGCGATTGAGAACACGCTAGAGATCGCGGAGAAGGTCAACCTGGAGATCGAGGTTGGGCGCGCCCCGATGCCGGTCGTGGGCGTGGATCCTGGCAGCGATGCCCAGACCACGATGACCCGCATGTGCTGGGAGGGGCTGGAGCGCCGCCTGCCCAAGCACGAGCTGGAGCACAAGGAGCGCCTGAGCTACGAGCTGGACATTATCGAGAAGACCGGCTTTGCCCAGTACTTCCTGATTGTCCGGGATATCGCCCAGCACGCCCGCACGAGCGGCATCTTCTTTGGGGTCCGTGGCTCGGCGGCGGGCTCGCTGGCGTCGTACTGTTTAGGGATTACCGACCTCGACCCCGTGGAGTACAACCTGACCTTCGAGCGCTTCCTCAACCCCGAGCGCGTGACCATGCCCGATATCGACATGGACTTCGAGGACACGCGCCGCGCCGAGGTGATCGAGCATGTCACCAAGCAGTACGGCAAGGACAACGTCAGCTACATCACCACCTTTGGAACGCTGGGCGCCAAGGCCGCTCTGCGCGATGCAGGGCGCGCGCTGGCGATGCCCCTGCCCGATGTGGACCGGATCGCGCGCATGATCCCCGCCCTGCCACTGGGAATCTCCATCAAGCGGGCCATGTACGGCTGGGAGGAGAAGGACTACCCCGGCAACCCCGAGATGGTCGCGGCCTACGAGAACGAGGAGCTGGCACGCAAGCTGATCGACACCGCCCAGCGGATCGAGGGCATCACCCGCAACGAGTCGGTCCACGCCGCAGGAGTCATGATCGCCGACAGGCCGCTGGTGGAGTACACGCCGCTACGCAAGCTCAACGACGGCTCCCTAGCGACCCAGTACCCGCACAGCTCGCTGGAGGCGATCGGGCTACTGAAGATGGACTTCCTCGGGCTCATCAACCTCTCGATTCTGGGGCGCGCGGTCAAGCTGATCAAAGAGACCCGCGGCGAGACGGTCGATGTCTGGGATATCCCCCTAAACTACGACGATCCCCGGGCACAGAAGGCCTACGACATGCTGGGGCGCGGCGAGACGACCGGGGTCTTTCAGCTGGAGTCGGCGGGGATGCGCAAGTACGTGGTCGAGCTCAAGCCCAACTCGGTCAAGGAGCTCGCCGCGATGGTGGCGCTCTACCGCCCCGGCCCGCTGGCCCACATCCCGCGCTTTATCCAGTCCAAGTTCGACCCCACCAAGATCGAGTATGAGCACCCGCTCCTAGAGCCGATCCTCAAAGAGACCTACGGGGTGATTGTCTACCAGGACCAGGTTCTGAAGATTGTCCAAGCCGTGGGCGGGCTGACCCTGGGCCAAGCCGACCTGCTACGCCGCGCCATGGGGAAAAAGCAAAAGGCCTACATGGACAAGCAGAAGGGCATCTTCATGGAGGGGGCCAAGGAGCGCGGGGTGAGCGCCAAGTCCGCGGAGAAGATCTTCGCCGATATCGAGCCCTTCGCCGGCTACGCCTTCAACGGTGCCCACGCCGCCTGCTACGCGATGGTGGCCTACCAGACCGCCTACATGAAGGCCAACTACACCGCCGAGTACCTCGCGGCGCTGATGGCGGCCTATGTCGAAAAGACCGACAAAGTCGTCAATACGCTGGAGGAGTGCGACCGCCTCGGGATCGAGATTCTCCCCCCCGATGTCAATGAGTCCGAGGCCGACTTCACCGTCAGCGAGCCCACCGACACGAAGAAGTACGAGGGCGCGATCCGCTTTGGGCTGCTGGCGATCAAGAATGTGGGCAAGGCCCCTATCGAGACCATCCTGGCGGCCCGTGCCAAGGGCGGCAAGTTCCACAGCCTCCCCGACTTCTGCACGCGGGTCTTTGCCGAGGGCCTGACCTCCAAGTCCGTGATCGAGATGCTGATCAAGGCGGGGACCTTCAAGAGTATCCACCCCAACCGGCGCGCCTTGATGGAGACCCTCGACGATGCCGTGGCCGCGGCGGCTCGTGGTGCAAAAGACGCCAAGGCCGGCCTGATCTCGCTCTGGGGCGATGATGCTGGGGAGGATGCGGCGGCGGTGGAGTCGGTGCAGCCCTTGCCCAATGTCCCGGACCACCCGCGCGGGGTCTGGCTGGGCTGGGAGAAGGAGCTGCTGGGCCTCTACCTTACCGAGCACCCCGTCAAGCCCTTCGAGCCCGAGCTGCGCCGCAAGTGGCGTGCCTGGCGCGCCGACCAGATCAGCGAGAGCACGCCCAACCAGCAGGTGACGGTCGGGGGGATGATCACGGAGGTGCGCACCAAGTACACCAAGACCGGTAGCGCGATGCTCTTTGTGACCCTGGAAGACACCAGCGGCTCCCTCAGCGTGACGCTCTTCCCCAAGTGCGCCGCCGAGTGGGGCAAGTACTGCATCGTCAACTCTGTGGTCGCCATTATCGGTCGCGCCCAGCACCGGGAGCGCATCCTGAAGTCTGAGGCGGCGGAAGAAGGTGGAGAGCCCGCCGCCGCGGATAAAAATGTCCAGGTCGAGCTGATCGCCGATAAGGTGGAGCGCATTGTCGAGAACGCCATGGCCGCCGACGCCCGCCCGCGCACGGTGCACGTCCGTATCGACGGCAGCAACCGCACCCTGCTCGGGATGGTGAAAGAGATGTTCGGCAGCAAAGAAGGCGGCTCCCCTCTCGTTGTCCACGCCGAGACAGGCAGCGGCGAGTACCTCATCAAGACCCCCATCCTCGTGGACCCCGACGAAGGCCTGATCGAGCAAGTCCGGCGCATGCTAGGAGGCGGCCACCAGAAAGCCTGGGTGGAGTAA
- a CDS encoding restriction endonuclease: protein MPVPDYQTFMLPLLKCVATAPKPLKVVCDELAQEFKLTPSDKAETIPSGIATYVSRIGWAKSYLKQAGLIESPSKGMVKITAQGQKVLTDPPAKIDGKFLDQFPEFVAFKNKTKAKTPAATAAPTLPLETPEETLQRIWVEVNEKLASDILDKVKQMPPAFFERLVVDLMLAMGYGGSREDAGKTVGKSGDGGIDGIINEDRLGLDIIYLQAKRWKENVGSPAVQGFIGSLVNNGANKGVLLTTSAFTEDAQKAAKKNPQYKVILIDGKRLASLMIEYNLGVGIQETYIVKRIDQDYFEQPE from the coding sequence ATGCCTGTCCCAGATTACCAGACGTTCATGCTGCCACTCCTGAAATGCGTCGCTACTGCTCCAAAGCCTTTGAAAGTAGTTTGCGACGAGCTGGCCCAAGAATTTAAGCTCACCCCCTCCGATAAAGCAGAGACAATCCCAAGCGGCATAGCAACCTACGTCAGCAGAATAGGGTGGGCAAAGTCCTACTTAAAACAAGCGGGATTGATTGAATCACCAAGTAAAGGTATGGTGAAAATTACTGCCCAGGGTCAGAAAGTTCTAACGGATCCACCTGCCAAGATCGATGGGAAGTTTTTAGATCAATTCCCCGAGTTTGTCGCCTTCAAGAATAAAACTAAAGCCAAAACACCAGCAGCAACCGCTGCCCCGACACTCCCACTAGAAACTCCTGAAGAGACCCTCCAGCGCATTTGGGTGGAGGTAAATGAGAAGCTCGCCTCGGATATTCTCGATAAAGTGAAGCAGATGCCTCCTGCCTTTTTTGAGCGCCTTGTCGTGGATTTGATGCTGGCTATGGGTTACGGTGGCTCCCGTGAGGATGCAGGAAAAACGGTAGGAAAAAGCGGCGATGGTGGGATAGACGGAATCATCAACGAAGATCGTCTAGGGCTTGATATTATCTACCTACAGGCAAAACGCTGGAAGGAGAATGTCGGAAGTCCAGCGGTTCAAGGATTCATTGGAAGCCTGGTCAACAACGGAGCAAATAAAGGCGTCCTTCTCACGACTTCGGCATTCACCGAGGATGCACAAAAAGCGGCGAAGAAGAATCCTCAGTACAAAGTCATCTTGATTGATGGTAAGCGCCTCGCATCGCTGATGATCGAGTACAACCTTGGCGTGGGCATTCAAGAGACCTACATCGTTAAACGGATCGACCAAGACTACTTCGAGCAACCCGAGTAA